One Thomasclavelia spiroformis DSM 1552 DNA window includes the following coding sequences:
- a CDS encoding Cof-type HAD-IIB family hydrolase — translation MNDIKIIFFDIDGTLIDMKKKQISKKVLETLVKLKNNGIKICIATGRSPMQVPHFPNVEFDAFLTYNGSYCFNKYIDIFSNPLKKEDVYIIINNAKKIGRPLSLATKNRLAANGSDKDLDEYYGFSGNKVKVADDFDTVVNTEEVYQIMLGCYKNEYDLIMKDVKDAKIVAWWDRAIDIIPLSGGKGVAINKILDYYQLTKEEAMAFGDGNNDIEMLEAVGRGVAMKNASLELKSIADDICDDVANDGIYSYCKAIGLI, via the coding sequence ATGAATGATATAAAAATTATTTTTTTTGATATCGATGGAACATTGATTGATATGAAGAAAAAACAAATTTCAAAAAAAGTATTAGAAACATTAGTGAAACTTAAAAATAATGGAATTAAGATTTGTATTGCTACTGGAAGATCACCAATGCAAGTACCACATTTTCCAAATGTTGAGTTTGATGCTTTTTTAACTTATAACGGTTCTTATTGTTTTAATAAATATATAGATATTTTCAGTAATCCTTTAAAAAAAGAAGATGTTTATATTATTATAAATAATGCTAAAAAAATTGGACGTCCACTATCTTTAGCTACAAAAAATAGATTAGCTGCAAATGGTAGTGATAAAGATTTAGATGAATATTATGGATTCAGTGGAAATAAAGTTAAAGTTGCAGATGATTTTGATACAGTAGTAAATACTGAAGAAGTTTATCAAATTATGTTAGGATGTTATAAAAATGAGTATGACTTGATTATGAAAGATGTTAAAGATGCTAAAATTGTAGCATGGTGGGATCGGGCGATCGATATTATTCCTTTAAGTGGTGGTAAAGGTGTGGCAATTAATAAAATATTAGACTATTATCAATTAACTAAAGAAGAAGCAATGGCTTTTGGTGATGGTAATAATGATATTGAAATGTTAGAGGCTGTTGGTAGAGGTGTTGCTATGAAAAATGCTTCATTAGAATTAAAATCTATTGCTGATGATATATGTGATGATGTTGCAAATGATGGAATTTATTCCTATTGTAAAGCTATTGGGTTGATATAA
- a CDS encoding NUDIX hydrolase N-terminal domain-containing protein, which translates to MEKWLKWAIEIQSLSQIGLTYTKDVYDRERYQRLREISAEMLAEKTEVSIEKVKDLFCHETGYQTPKLDTRAAIFRNNKILLVHENNGTWSLPGGWCDVLESVKSNTEKEVREETGLNVKTVKIISIQDRNKHNKPVYAYGVCKIFVLCEVINGKFVENIETTEIRYFSLQDLPHNLAEEKTNKEQIEMCFKAYLNENWQTQFD; encoded by the coding sequence ATGGAAAAATGGTTGAAATGGGCAATAGAAATACAAAGTCTATCACAAATTGGATTAACTTATACAAAAGATGTATATGATAGAGAAAGGTATCAAAGATTACGAGAAATATCAGCGGAAATGCTTGCAGAAAAGACAGAAGTAAGCATAGAAAAAGTTAAAGATTTATTTTGTCATGAAACAGGTTATCAAACACCAAAACTAGATACAAGAGCTGCAATATTTAGAAATAATAAAATATTGCTAGTTCATGAAAATAATGGGACATGGTCTTTACCGGGCGGTTGGTGTGATGTTTTGGAATCTGTTAAATCAAATACTGAAAAAGAAGTTAGAGAAGAAACAGGACTTAATGTAAAAACTGTAAAAATTATTTCTATACAAGATAGAAATAAGCATAATAAGCCTGTTTATGCTTATGGTGTGTGTAAAATTTTTGTTTTATGTGAAGTCATAAATGGTAAATTTGTTGAAAATATAGAAACAACAGAAATTCGTTATTTCTCTTTACAAGATTTACCACATAATTTAGCAGAAGAAAAAACGAATAAAGAACAAATTGAAATGTGTTTTAAAGCTTATTTAAACGAAAATTGGCAAACTCAGTTTGATTAA